The Vibrio tarriae genome includes a window with the following:
- a CDS encoding TatD family hydrolase: MFVDSHCHLDKLDYQDLHADVSDVLAKAHQAKVEYLLSVGVTLDSFPKMLAMIEPFSQVYASCGVHPLDVQSDFSLDLFHQYAQHPRVVAIGETGLDYHYQPETADLQKLRFRQQIETAVALNKPLIIHTRNAQQDTLQLLREGKAQQCGGVIHCFTEDLAFAQAAMELGFYISISGIVTFRQATDLKEVVKALPLDRLLIETDSPYLAPVPHRGKENQPAYVVEVAAYIAELKGVSLTEVAQKTTQNFQNLFLR, from the coding sequence ATGTTTGTAGATTCTCATTGTCATCTCGACAAGTTGGATTACCAAGACTTACACGCGGATGTCAGCGATGTGCTTGCCAAAGCGCACCAAGCCAAAGTGGAATATTTACTCTCGGTTGGCGTTACGCTTGATTCTTTCCCTAAGATGCTCGCGATGATCGAGCCTTTCTCGCAAGTGTATGCTTCTTGTGGTGTGCATCCACTGGATGTGCAGAGTGATTTCTCTCTCGACCTTTTCCACCAATATGCACAGCATCCTCGAGTGGTTGCGATTGGCGAAACGGGGTTGGATTATCATTACCAACCTGAAACCGCCGATTTACAAAAACTGCGTTTTCGGCAGCAGATTGAGACTGCTGTGGCTCTGAATAAACCGCTGATCATTCATACTCGTAATGCTCAACAAGATACCCTTCAATTACTGAGAGAAGGAAAAGCGCAGCAGTGTGGTGGTGTGATTCACTGTTTCACAGAGGATCTTGCTTTTGCTCAAGCTGCGATGGAGTTGGGATTCTACATCTCTATTTCAGGGATTGTGACTTTCCGACAAGCAACGGATCTTAAAGAGGTTGTGAAAGCCTTACCTCTGGATCGTCTCTTGATTGAAACGGATTCACCTTATCTCGCCCCTGTACCGCATCGTGGTAAAGAGAACCAACCTGCTTATGTGGTCGAAGTCGCTGCCTATATTGCCGAGCTAAAAGGGGTTTCTTTGACAGAAGTTGCGCAAAAAACAACACAAAATTTTCAAAATCTTTTTTTGCGATGA
- a CDS encoding DNA polymerase III subunit delta': MSNLNSLYPWLVPVWQPWQAGLAAGKISSATLIQASEGLGVESLVELMARTLMCTNSQSEPCGFCHSCSLMQSGNHPDFHVVKPEKVGKSITVEQIRQMNRIAQESSQRSGYRLIVIEPADAMNESSANALLKTLEEPAPDCLFILVTSRIKHLLPTIVSRCQRLVIPAPTTALVVEWLKGQGITTPAYALHLCADSPIKTRAFMLEGGTEKYRELESQLINALSGDVNAQLKCISLIDADLTTHLYWVWCVLTDAQKIHFGVQQDYYPPASAALAGRFTYSKLYAQTANLERLMEQLNQFSGLNTELLLLQWLYQFSDEETCL, translated from the coding sequence GTGTCTAATCTCAATTCGCTTTACCCTTGGTTAGTTCCTGTCTGGCAGCCTTGGCAAGCAGGATTAGCTGCAGGAAAAATCTCGTCAGCGACGTTAATTCAAGCATCAGAAGGATTAGGCGTTGAGAGTTTGGTTGAACTGATGGCCCGCACCTTGATGTGTACGAATAGCCAAAGTGAGCCATGCGGTTTTTGCCATAGTTGCAGCTTAATGCAATCGGGTAATCATCCCGATTTTCATGTCGTTAAGCCTGAAAAGGTAGGCAAATCGATCACGGTGGAGCAAATTCGCCAGATGAATCGTATCGCCCAAGAGTCGTCTCAGCGCTCTGGTTATCGCTTGATTGTGATTGAACCTGCCGATGCGATGAATGAATCTTCCGCTAACGCGCTACTGAAAACGCTCGAAGAGCCAGCACCAGACTGTCTATTTATTTTAGTCACCTCTCGGATAAAGCATCTTTTGCCGACGATTGTCAGCCGTTGCCAAAGATTAGTCATTCCCGCGCCAACCACTGCGCTGGTGGTTGAGTGGCTAAAAGGGCAGGGGATCACGACGCCTGCCTACGCCTTACATCTTTGCGCGGATTCACCGATCAAAACCCGTGCCTTTATGCTCGAAGGGGGCACGGAAAAATATCGCGAGCTTGAAAGCCAACTTATCAATGCGCTGAGTGGCGATGTGAATGCGCAACTTAAATGTATCTCACTCATCGATGCCGATCTGACCACGCATTTGTATTGGGTTTGGTGTGTTTTGACCGATGCGCAAAAAATTCACTTTGGTGTGCAGCAAGACTATTATCCCCCTGCAAGTGCCGCATTAGCTGGCCGTTTTACCTATTCTAAACTTTATGCACAGACAGCGAACTTGGAAAGGCTGATGGAACAATTGAACCAGTTCAGTGGATTGAATACAGAACTGCTGTTGCTGCAATGGTTATATCAATTTAGTGATGAGGAAACATGTTTGTAG
- a CDS encoding MetS family NSS transporter small subunit encodes MTFSAIIMMIIGLGITWGGAAICIKKAMDKTSS; translated from the coding sequence ATGACATTCAGTGCAATTATCATGATGATCATCGGTCTTGGGATCACATGGGGTGGCGCAGCCATCTGCATAAAGAAAGCGATGGATAAGACTTCATCCTAA
- the mltG gene encoding endolytic transglycosylase MltG, with protein MIKKLVLALVALIGIVAGSYFYVVKQMDQYLAQPLMIQEAQLVTIASGTSLSRELAQLTEQAWIQDSFVAEWVRRFHPELSKIKAGTYKLQPDMSLEQALALLVSGKEHQFSITFVEGSRFQEWRDILASNENITQQLTGLTEIDIAKALGIEHEKLEGLFLAETYHFTKGTSDVEILKRANQKLEKFLQVTWEHRQEGLPIQTPYEALILASIIEKETSIAEERERIAAVFINRLNKRMRLQTDPTVIYGMGETYDGNIRKKDLRARTPYNTYVINGLPPTPIAMPGEASIYAALNPEQSDYLYFVASGEGGHNFSKTLADHNRAVRAYLKKLRTKQ; from the coding sequence GTGATTAAAAAGCTGGTATTGGCGTTGGTTGCTCTGATCGGTATTGTGGCAGGCAGCTACTTTTATGTTGTTAAGCAGATGGATCAGTATCTGGCTCAACCTTTGATGATCCAAGAGGCTCAGCTCGTCACTATCGCCTCAGGAACCAGTCTCAGTCGAGAGCTGGCCCAGTTAACCGAACAAGCTTGGATCCAAGATAGCTTTGTTGCCGAATGGGTACGTCGTTTTCATCCTGAACTCTCCAAAATTAAGGCAGGAACCTACAAGCTACAACCTGATATGTCTTTAGAGCAGGCTTTGGCGCTATTGGTTTCTGGTAAAGAGCATCAATTTTCCATCACCTTCGTGGAAGGCAGTCGTTTTCAAGAGTGGCGGGATATCCTCGCAAGCAACGAAAACATCACCCAGCAACTGACGGGCTTGACTGAAATTGATATTGCAAAGGCTTTAGGCATTGAGCATGAAAAGCTGGAAGGTTTGTTTCTTGCGGAAACGTATCATTTTACGAAAGGAACCAGCGATGTAGAGATCCTCAAACGAGCTAATCAGAAATTGGAAAAATTTCTGCAAGTGACTTGGGAGCATCGCCAAGAGGGACTACCAATCCAGACGCCTTATGAAGCCCTAATCCTTGCCTCGATTATTGAAAAAGAAACCTCAATTGCCGAGGAACGCGAACGCATTGCAGCCGTTTTCATTAATCGTTTGAATAAGCGCATGCGCTTACAAACGGATCCAACGGTGATTTACGGGATGGGAGAGACCTACGATGGCAATATCCGTAAGAAAGATTTGCGCGCTCGTACACCATATAACACTTATGTGATCAATGGCTTACCTCCAACGCCTATCGCAATGCCCGGAGAAGCGTCAATTTATGCTGCACTCAATCCTGAACAGAGTGATTATCTTTACTTTGTGGCAAGCGGTGAGGGTGGACACAATTTCTCTAAGACACTCGCAGATCATAACCGTGCTGTGCGTGCTTATCTCAAAAAACTTAGAACAAAACAATGA
- the ptsG gene encoding PTS glucose transporter subunit IIBC: protein MFKNAFANLQKVGKALMLPVSVLPVAGILLGVGAANFSWLPEVVSNLMEQAGGSVFSQMALLFAVGVALGFTNNDGVSGLSAIVGYGIMVATLKVMATVMGVSGIDTGVLGGILAGGVAAWSFNRFYKIQLPEYLGFFAGKRAVPIITGFISIALGVVLSFIWPPIGSAIATFSDWAANQNPVTAFGIYGIVERSLIPFGLHHIWNVPFFYQAGTCVNGAGETVHGIMTCFLTADDASRAAGNGFGQLAGGYLFKMFGLPAAAFAIAHCAKPENRAKVMGIMASAALTSFLTGITEPIEFSFLFVAPVLYAIHAVLAGLAYVLTNALGVVHGHTFSNGFIDFVVQSPRADNMLLLVGLGIGYAVLYYVVFTFVIRTLNLKTPGREDESADSSTSSGNELAGDLVAAFGGKANITNLDACITRLRVSVADTALVDQDKLKKLGAAGVVMVSGGVQAIFGTKSDNLKTEMDEWIRNHG, encoded by the coding sequence ATGTTTAAGAACGCTTTTGCGAATCTGCAAAAGGTCGGTAAGGCGCTGATGCTGCCAGTATCAGTTTTGCCTGTTGCCGGTATTTTGCTAGGTGTCGGTGCCGCTAACTTTAGCTGGCTGCCAGAGGTTGTATCAAATCTTATGGAACAAGCGGGTGGCTCAGTCTTCAGTCAAATGGCTTTGCTATTTGCTGTAGGTGTTGCGCTGGGTTTTACTAACAATGACGGTGTATCAGGTCTTTCTGCTATCGTTGGTTACGGCATTATGGTTGCGACTTTAAAAGTCATGGCAACTGTGATGGGCGTGAGCGGCATCGATACTGGTGTTCTAGGTGGTATCCTAGCCGGTGGCGTTGCAGCTTGGTCATTCAATCGTTTCTACAAAATTCAACTGCCTGAATACCTCGGCTTCTTTGCTGGTAAACGCGCAGTACCTATCATTACTGGTTTCATTTCAATTGCACTGGGTGTGGTTCTGTCATTCATTTGGCCACCAATCGGTTCTGCTATTGCCACTTTCTCTGATTGGGCTGCAAACCAAAACCCAGTAACGGCATTTGGTATTTACGGTATTGTTGAACGTTCTCTGATCCCATTCGGTCTACACCACATTTGGAACGTACCTTTCTTCTATCAAGCGGGTACTTGTGTGAATGGTGCGGGTGAAACCGTCCACGGTATCATGACTTGCTTCCTAACAGCAGATGATGCATCTCGCGCTGCAGGTAATGGTTTCGGCCAATTGGCGGGTGGCTACTTGTTCAAAATGTTCGGTCTTCCAGCTGCTGCATTTGCGATTGCTCACTGTGCTAAACCTGAAAACCGTGCCAAAGTAATGGGCATCATGGCTTCAGCCGCTCTGACTTCATTCCTGACGGGTATTACTGAGCCAATCGAATTCTCATTCTTGTTCGTTGCTCCAGTTCTGTATGCTATCCACGCTGTATTAGCGGGTCTGGCTTACGTTCTGACTAACGCGCTGGGCGTGGTTCATGGCCATACTTTCTCTAACGGTTTCATTGACTTTGTTGTTCAATCGCCACGTGCAGATAATATGTTACTGTTGGTTGGTCTAGGTATTGGCTATGCTGTGCTGTACTACGTGGTATTCACTTTCGTCATTCGCACTCTGAACCTAAAAACACCAGGTCGTGAAGATGAAAGTGCTGATAGCTCAACATCGAGCGGCAACGAGCTAGCAGGTGATCTGGTTGCAGCATTCGGTGGTAAGGCGAACATCACTAACCTAGATGCGTGTATCACTCGTCTGCGTGTATCGGTAGCAGATACTGCTCTAGTTGATCAGGACAAACTGAAAAAGCTTGGTGCAGCAGGTGTGGTAATGGTTTCTGGTGGTGTACAAGCTATCTTCGGTACTAAATCAGACAACTTAAAAACAGAAATGGATGAGTGGATCCGTAATCACGGTTAA
- the pabC gene encoding aminodeoxychorismate lyase, which translates to MYWVNGQRRNEVPIHDRSFQYGDGCFTTILTKEGQVQQWSSHKARLQACLDILHIPEPNWDRVWQGLQSMILPQEKAGLKIHISRGLGGRGYSPTQVSESSVTISAFAFPAHYQAWRDKGLALGICQQRMGLNPLLAGHKHNNRLEQILLKREMDNAGWDDGVCLDINGKVIETTAANIFWCRDGTMFTPCLRHAGVAGVARRQILELAQQQEIPIVIDEFTLEDLLSAEEVFMTNALLEVAPVRQIGEQQLTIGNMTRRFQESSNS; encoded by the coding sequence ATGTACTGGGTCAATGGTCAACGGCGTAATGAAGTGCCTATTCATGATCGATCATTTCAGTATGGCGATGGTTGCTTCACGACTATACTGACCAAAGAAGGTCAGGTGCAGCAATGGTCTTCACATAAGGCGCGATTACAGGCCTGTCTTGATATCTTGCACATTCCCGAGCCCAATTGGGATCGGGTATGGCAGGGACTGCAAAGCATGATCCTGCCGCAGGAGAAAGCTGGACTGAAAATACACATCAGTCGAGGTTTGGGAGGGCGTGGTTACAGTCCTACTCAAGTGAGTGAAAGCAGTGTTACTATTAGCGCCTTTGCTTTTCCTGCCCACTATCAAGCATGGCGTGATAAGGGATTGGCTTTGGGGATTTGTCAGCAGCGAATGGGATTAAATCCTCTGTTGGCGGGACACAAACATAATAATCGACTGGAGCAGATCCTACTCAAACGCGAGATGGATAACGCGGGATGGGATGATGGGGTCTGTTTAGATATCAATGGCAAGGTGATTGAAACCACCGCAGCCAATATATTTTGGTGTAGAGATGGGACGATGTTTACACCTTGTTTAAGACATGCCGGAGTCGCCGGAGTTGCGCGTCGACAGATACTCGAACTCGCGCAGCAACAAGAGATTCCTATTGTGATTGATGAATTTACGCTGGAAGACTTATTGAGTGCTGAGGAAGTGTTCATGACCAATGCCTTGCTTGAGGTCGCTCCAGTCAGACAAATTGGCGAACAGCAATTGACGATAGGTAACATGACGCGACGATTTCAGGAGAGTAGTAATTCGTGA